A stretch of Acidimicrobiales bacterium DNA encodes these proteins:
- a CDS encoding amidohydrolase family protein, which yields MSELPYLAFDADNHYYEAEDAFIRHIDPKMKKRCMQWAEIDGKKRFLVGGRVNKFIPNPTFDPIARPGSLEDYFRGKNVDGGMDLGKMFGELDPIAEHPGYRDRDARLELMDSQGLETVLLFPTKGVGMQEALKKDIPALHAAFTAFNSWLDEDWGFDRGDGRIYAVPFLTLADPELAVAELDRVLAMGARMVCTVPGPVPTEHGYQSPGMPAYDPIWARLEEAGVPYAIHAGLSGTAQYGKIWEPPSGQFEGFRHSPFPVVAFADRTIADTFAAMICHGVLDRFPKLRLATIENGAMWVPDLLRNLQAGYGKMPFAFERHPVEAFTENIWVSPFFEDDMDLLKEAIGIDRLLFGSDFPHAEGLPTPTDYVKDIANFTDAETRQVMRDNAYDLIASSAR from the coding sequence ATGTCCGAGCTCCCGTACCTCGCGTTCGACGCCGACAACCACTACTACGAGGCCGAGGACGCGTTCATCCGCCACATCGACCCGAAGATGAAGAAGCGGTGCATGCAGTGGGCCGAGATCGACGGCAAGAAGCGCTTCCTCGTCGGCGGTCGGGTCAACAAGTTCATCCCGAACCCCACATTCGATCCGATCGCGCGGCCGGGCAGCCTCGAGGACTACTTCCGCGGCAAGAACGTCGACGGCGGCATGGATCTCGGGAAGATGTTCGGCGAGCTCGACCCGATCGCCGAGCACCCCGGCTACCGCGATCGTGACGCCCGCCTCGAACTCATGGACAGCCAGGGGTTGGAGACGGTGCTGCTCTTCCCCACCAAGGGCGTCGGCATGCAGGAGGCGCTGAAGAAGGACATCCCCGCGCTGCACGCCGCGTTCACCGCGTTCAACTCCTGGCTCGACGAGGACTGGGGCTTCGACCGCGGTGACGGCCGTATCTACGCCGTGCCGTTCCTCACGCTCGCTGATCCGGAGCTCGCCGTCGCGGAGCTCGATCGCGTCCTCGCCATGGGGGCCCGCATGGTGTGCACGGTGCCCGGCCCGGTCCCGACGGAGCACGGCTATCAGTCGCCGGGCATGCCCGCGTACGACCCGATCTGGGCCCGCCTCGAGGAGGCCGGCGTGCCCTATGCGATCCACGCCGGGCTCTCGGGCACCGCGCAGTACGGGAAGATCTGGGAACCGCCCTCCGGCCAGTTCGAGGGTTTCCGCCACTCCCCGTTCCCGGTCGTCGCCTTCGCCGACCGGACGATCGCCGACACGTTCGCGGCGATGATCTGTCATGGCGTGCTCGACCGCTTCCCGAAGCTGCGGCTCGCCACGATCGAGAACGGCGCGATGTGGGTGCCGGACCTGCTCCGCAACCTCCAGGCGGGCTACGGCAAGATGCCCTTCGCCTTCGAACGTCACCCGGTCGAGGCGTTCACGGAGAACATCTGGGTCTCGCCGTTCTTCGAGGACGACATGGATCTCCTGAAGGAGGCGATCGGCATCGATCGGCTCCTGTTCGGCAGCGACTTCCCCCACGCCGAGGGTCTTCCCACGCCCACGGACTATGTGAAGGACATCGCCAACTTCACCGACGCGGAGACCCGCCAGGTGATGCGCGACAACGCCTACGACCTCATCGCCTCCTCGGCCCGCTGA
- a CDS encoding AMP-binding protein, with translation MVSVPSRSFNLADLFEGAAEALPDQDAVVTAGADEPTRRCTYAELDARANQVAHVLADLGVGPHDHVAVHAMNCLEFMEITLGVFKLRAVPVNGNFRYTTDELRYVFDDAEVSAVFTQSAIRGEAAAAAGDRPLITIGEDYEDTLAGAPATPVDVGPRSSDDRYLLYTGGTTGMPKGVVWRHEDVFFGALGGTGAPRQGLPKLASPDDIGAFVTQGTGITRRLPLCPLIHGGAQWIALTALLTGGTCLLTVDASLDAGSALRLATDERAEFLMIIGDAVARPLADELRRNHELYDLSALRLVSSSGAILSPAVKAALEEYLPATKVIDRFGASETGGQGRIKRSADGTGPLQLLADEQTTVIGDDGRPLTPGSGERGRLARSGWIPLGYWKDEEKAAATFPTIDGVRYSVPGDLATIEADGTISVFGRGSMVINTGGEKVFPEEVEAAVKGHPAIFDSLVVGVPDDRFGSRVAAVVSLQEGAVAPTVQELGDHCRTVIAGYKVPRELIVVEEVVRKVTGKGDYGWAKRAALEAVQA, from the coding sequence ATGGTCAGCGTTCCGAGCCGCTCGTTCAACCTCGCCGACCTGTTCGAGGGCGCCGCCGAGGCGCTTCCCGATCAGGATGCCGTGGTCACCGCCGGCGCGGACGAGCCCACCCGCCGGTGCACCTACGCCGAGCTCGATGCCCGAGCGAACCAGGTCGCCCACGTGCTGGCGGACCTCGGCGTCGGCCCGCACGACCATGTCGCCGTCCACGCCATGAACTGTCTGGAGTTCATGGAGATCACGCTCGGCGTGTTCAAGCTGCGGGCCGTGCCCGTCAACGGGAACTTCCGCTACACCACCGACGAGCTGCGGTACGTGTTCGACGACGCGGAGGTCTCGGCCGTCTTCACCCAATCGGCGATCCGGGGCGAAGCCGCGGCGGCCGCCGGTGACCGACCGCTCATCACGATCGGCGAGGACTACGAGGACACCCTCGCCGGCGCGCCGGCCACCCCCGTTGATGTCGGCCCCCGCTCCTCGGACGATCGCTACCTCCTCTACACGGGAGGGACGACGGGGATGCCGAAGGGTGTCGTCTGGCGTCACGAAGACGTGTTCTTCGGCGCCCTCGGGGGAACGGGCGCGCCCCGCCAGGGTCTACCGAAGCTCGCGTCGCCGGACGACATCGGCGCGTTCGTCACCCAGGGGACCGGCATCACCCGTCGCCTACCCCTCTGTCCGTTGATCCACGGCGGCGCCCAATGGATCGCGCTCACCGCGCTGCTCACGGGCGGCACCTGCCTGTTGACCGTCGACGCCTCGCTCGACGCCGGATCGGCGTTGCGGCTCGCGACGGACGAGCGGGCCGAGTTCCTGATGATCATCGGCGATGCCGTGGCCCGTCCGTTGGCCGACGAGCTGCGCCGCAACCACGAGCTCTACGACCTGTCCGCGCTGCGGCTCGTGTCGTCTTCCGGAGCCATCCTGTCGCCTGCCGTGAAGGCGGCGCTCGAGGAGTACCTGCCGGCCACGAAGGTGATCGATCGGTTCGGCGCCTCGGAGACCGGGGGCCAGGGTCGGATCAAACGGTCGGCCGACGGCACCGGCCCACTCCAGCTGCTGGCCGACGAGCAGACGACGGTGATCGGCGACGACGGGCGCCCCTTGACGCCCGGGTCCGGTGAACGGGGTCGGCTGGCCCGTTCGGGGTGGATCCCGCTCGGCTACTGGAAGGACGAGGAGAAGGCGGCGGCGACGTTCCCGACGATCGACGGCGTGCGCTACTCCGTGCCGGGCGACCTCGCGACGATCGAGGCGGACGGCACGATCTCCGTGTTCGGACGGGGGTCGATGGTGATCAACACCGGCGGCGAGAAGGTCTTCCCCGAGGAGGTCGAGGCTGCGGTGAAGGGCCATCCGGCGATCTTCGACTCGCTCGTGGTCGGTGTGCCGGACGATCGGTTCGGGTCCCGCGTGGCCGCGGTCGTGTCGCTGCAGGAAGGCGCGGTGGCACCCACGGTGCAGGAGTTGGGCGACCATTGCCGCACCGTGATCGCGGGCTACAAGGTGCCGCGGGAGCTGATCGTGGTCGAGGAGGTCGTGCGCAAGGTGACCGGCAAGGGCGACTACGGATGGGCGAAGCGCGCCGCGCTCGAGGCGGTGCAGGCATGA